From one Micropterus dolomieu isolate WLL.071019.BEF.003 ecotype Adirondacks unplaced genomic scaffold, ASM2129224v1 contig_1077, whole genome shotgun sequence genomic stretch:
- the LOC123964189 gene encoding flocculation protein FLO11-like, whose protein sequence is MASMKMWYLLLLAAFLPIVPTVAEVVKSVSDCEQFLLDAKPPQIPGILEGGHILNQNRYKPICQTFMKKRTFVTLYDLKNKIPVFSALKYRGNGRGRRPQNDWKIEPQLENEDDNNKNMCDVDKNKTYTNQAGNSDYRNNVRFDRGHLIPSSYGFNKTDKRSTFTLTNIVPQAKTFNQGSWNRMEQCIKCVMDKYCINNNNATEGFVVTGALPNITNFLRNRINIPTMLWSAFCCYSSKTKTWIASAHWGDNVPDESDNKYLQTKTLDELHQKLRTADSEFKPFPGTQCPLQTTVTKFYPELENCKCPPSTLTPSAPHTSTSSPFTSSAVPLTNASVPVPTTSGPSTSTSGPPTVTTGHPYTASCATSTSSPSASTPGTKTIPPGQQTSITSSPFTIKSALLPFTSGSHIITSGPHTSGLHITSSPLTSGSHIITSGPPTSGSHIITSGPHTSGLHITSSPLTSGSHIITSGPPTSGSHIITSGPHTSGLHITSSPLTSGSHIITSGPPTSGSHIITSGPHTSGLHITSSPLTSGSHIITSGPPTSGSHIITSGPHTSGLHITSSPLTSGSHIITSGPPTSGSHIITSGPHTSGLHITSSPLTSGSHIITSGPPTSGSHIITSGPHTSGLHITSSPLTSGSHIITSGPPTSGSHIITSGPHTSGLHITSSPLTS, encoded by the exons ATGGCGTCTATGAAGATGTGGTATCTCTTGCTCCTCGCTGCCTTCCTGCCCATTGTTCCCACAGTTGCTGAAGTGGTGAAGTCGGTGTCCGACTGTGAGCAGTTTCTCCTTGACGCAAAGCCACCTCAGATCCCAGGAATCTTGGAGGGCGGCCACATCCTGAACCAGAACCGATACAAACCCATTTGCCAGACTTTTATGAAAAAGAGAACATTTGTGACGCTTTACGACCTCAAGAACAAGATTCCAGTGTTTTCTGCTTTAAAGTACAGAGGGAATGGAAGAGGGAGGAGACCTCAAAACGACTGGAAGATTGAGCCACAG CTTGAGAACGAAGATGACAACAACAAGAACATGTGTGATGTAGACAAAAACAAGACCTACACCAACCAGGCTGGGAACAGTGATTACAGAAACAATGTAAGGTTTGACAGAGGCCATTTAATTCCAAGCTCTTACGGATTCAACAAAACGGACAAAAGATCCACCTTCACCCTGACCAACATCGTTCCACAAGCAAAAACATTCAACCAAGGAAGCTGGAACAGAATGGAGCAGTGCATCAAATGTGTTATGGACAAATactgcatcaacaacaacaatgctaCTGAAGGCTTTGTGGTAACTGGAGCGCTACCCAACATCACAAACTTCCTCAGAAACAGGATTAATATTCCCACCATGCTCTGGTCAGCCTTCTGCTGCTACAGCTCCAAAACAAAGACTTGGATAGCAAGCGCGCACTGGGGTGACAATGTTCCTGATGAATCTGACAACAAATATCTGCAGACTAAGACTCTGGATGAACTCCATCAGAAACTGAGGACAGCAGACTCTGAATTTAAGCCGTTTCCTGGAACACAGTGCCCTCTCCAAACAACCGTTACTAAGTTTTACCCTGAACTTGAAAACTGCAAATGCCCACCCTCCACTTTAACCCCTTCTGCCCCTCACACCTCAACGTCTTCCCCTTTCACCTCCTCAGCTGTCCCACTCACAAATGCATCCGTTCCTGTACCTACAACATCTGGCCCTTCCACATCCACATCTGGTCCTCCTACTGTAACAACTGGCCATCCGTACACCGCATCTTGTGCAACATCTACATCTAGCCCATCTGCATCTACACCTGGCACTAAAACCATCCCACCTGGCCAACAAACATCTATCACATCATCCCCTTTCACCATAAAATCTGCCCTTCTGCCATTTACATCTGGCTCACACATCATAACATCTGGCCCTCACACATCTGGTTTGCATATCACATCTAGCCCTCTAACATCTGGCTCACACATCATAACATCTGGCCCTCCGACATCTGGCTCACACATCATAACATCTGGCCCTCACACATCTGGTTTGCATATCACATCTAGCCCTCTAACATCTGGCTCACACATCATAACATCTGGCCCTCCGACATCTGGCTCACACATCATAACATCTGGCCCTCACACATCTGGTTTGCATATCACATCTAGCCCTCTAACATCTGGCTCACACATCATAACATCTGGCCCTCCGACATCTGGCTCACACATCATAACATCTGGCCCTCACACATCTGGTTTGCATATCACATCTAGCCCTCTAACATCTGGCTCACACATCATAACATCTGGCCCTCCGACATCTGGCTCACACATCATAACATCTGGCCCTCACACATCTGGTTTGCATATCACATCTAGCCCTCTAACATCTGGCTCACACATCATAACATCTGGCCCTCCGACATCTGGCTCACACATCATAACATCTGGCCCTCACACATCTGGTTTGCATATCACATCTAGCCCTCTAACATCTGGCTCACACATCATAACATCTGGCCCTCCGACATCTGGCTCACACATCATAACATCTGGCCCTCACACATCTGGTTTGCATATCACATCTAGCCCTCTAACATCTGGCTCACACAT